The Toxoplasma gondii ME49 chromosome XI, whole genome shotgun sequence region gaaaacgtggAAAGTCCATAACCATTTTGCCAGCAAGTGCACCGAAACGTAAAGCGTCGAAAAAGTAGACTTTTCAAAAAATTAGTCTTCCCACAAATACAATACACTTATGTTTtttatataaataaatatttatacatatatatatatatatgcatttatatttAGATGCATGTTTTTTGTATGCATATACCTgtgtacacatgtatatgtatatggagAGAATATGCGTGAAGGTGAGCAAAGACTGGGTGTCTGTTTGCGTTTGCTTGGTCCAAAACTCCAAAACGGTGGTGCATGCTCATGCGTGGAAatgtcgtttttctgcgaaTTCAACTATCGCAACTGAAACCTGAAAACAAGTAAACGAATTCCGAAATTTTgggctctcttcgcttctacAACTATCATCCGTTCTCGTCGCATTTGTGTTTTTGGAAACAGACCCCGTTCTCGACGCCGCTGTCGTTCTCTCGAGAATAAAACAGCTATCTAATccataagtatatatatatatatatataggtttGACAATTGCAAATATACGTAcgtagacatatatatatatatatatttgtatacttgtatatttatataatCAATAGGACTCGGTCAGCGCGGCCATTTGCACgcatgtgtctctctgcagtggGCACAAGGCAACTTCGAGTTTTTTTGCTGGTTTTGTAGGCCCGAGAAATCTGAAAAGTGAGCCACGGTAGAAGCCAGAAAACGCAAATCGAGTCGACCAGCTGGAAACACAAAAGCGATCGgcttcgcatgcatgcaaaaaaagGCGAAAGGTATCTTTGCACCACTCAGTCAACTCCAACCCCTCGCTCCACAGTTCCACACAAGAAACATCCtaaatacataaatataaatacatataaagaataaatatttatatatattggaTACGAATGTGCTTATttatacttatatatatatatatatatggatatgcaTTTGAGTACCGGTTCCCGCGGGTGGATGGATGGAGCTCAAATCCATGGTGAAACGCATTTCGATGAAGATAGAAAACTTTGCAcacagctgcatgcattgacGGCAGCTACTCCCTTTCCATACTGCATCTTTGAAAGTGTGAAATTgaaactgcagagagaccaaagaaaagaagaaagtcaATAGGCGACACGAATGTACACAACTAAGACTGTTCAGACACCACCCCTTACAAACGTCACACAAAcaagcatatacatacatacatatatgtatatatatatatatatatatatatatatgtatatatatatgtatatatatgcatttataaTCAcagtatatgtatatatatatatgtttatatgaATGTGctgagcgaggaagcgagggtGAAGACAGGGGTGAGGACAAGTGTTTTTTCGCTTAGATGCTGGAGCCGTCTGGACTGGGGCAAGGCACCGTGTagcagaaggaggcgacTCGGGAAGGAACGTCTTTCCAGGAGTTCAAGCCGAGCAGATTTTCCAGCCACGAAGTGTTGCGCACGCTCGTGCCGACTGCGGGAATCACAGAGGAAACATGAAAGGACAGCcaagacagggaagaaagtcgcttttttttctgtctacTTCGTCGGAGACCAGACCTCTCGAGGCAGCcgcctgcgcatgcacgagaCGCATCCAGGAAGACAAGTGAAACAAgtcagaaagaaacgcaagaCTCTGTGGGAACATGTGAGGCCAAAAAGAGACCGAACCCCAGCTCcagagcgacagacacacagccACAGAtcgaacagagaggaacaagCGCGATGAGGGTCGACGCAGTCCGCGCTGGAGCTCCACACAGCAGCTGTTTAGAGGCTCTGGACATACACCTCAGCGACGGCGGCCCTGGAAGCCGACCTGGGTGCGTACGAAGACTTTCAGTGGAGATGCGCTGGAAAGTCTTCGTACGCAGACGCCATCGCTCGGCATGGAGGCAAAAACGCGGCTCGTCAAAAAacacaagaaaacgaaagaggcgGCAGCAAAAGCAACAGTGGACGCTGAAGGAGCAGCAGCAAAGGTGAACACCGGCGCCTCGccacagagaggcaggcagaggTTTTGAATCCCTGCTCTACGGCGGCGAGTCGAAATGCGAACTGGGGGAAAGCGAATCAAATGTGCCGAGCGCAgagtgtgcatgcaaaccCAGAGAAAGCGTACAAGAGCCAGCAACAAAGGCGAGCTTTTGTTTGATGGAGCAACTCGGGCCAGCGTAGAGATACTCTGTTGTCTGGAGTTCGGCGCAGTTGCAGATGATCTGAAGAAGCTGTCCTGCAAGTGCAAGCGAGGAacgcaggagacacaggTGTGAAGAGGACGGCCATCGTGGGCTGTGAAAGGAGTCAGGCTTTTCCCGAGTTTTCGCAgcaacaagagagagacaacagcaTGCACAAACGCCTGCAAGgactgaagaaagagagaagagacagaaaggatcTCGGACGCTGGAGTGAAACTGAGGAAGCGTTGCGTCAGTCACACTGGGGGTGTTCAAGAGCTCTGGGTCGACTCTGGGGAGTGACTTGCTTCTCGCCGCTAATGCAAGACATTCGACCAGATCTGCGCAAGACAGATGTTTTTGACATGGTTGTCCACTTGCGCCTGTACAGCTACGCATGTGCACTCCCATCTGTGAACGGGGGTCTGCAGCTACGCGTCCATCCctagaagagagacacagacgcttGCATGCTCCGTtggcgcgtctctccacctgCATCACTGTGAAGTTTCTACAGTACATCGGCGCGATCGACCGCAGCTGCGGCAGCCGAGCAGACGTCGGATGCCAGAGACGCGTCACCCGTTTCAGCTGACCGGAAGTGAGCTGGACATTGCATGTTGCTCCATTTTGACAGTAATTCAACACGGCGGGGTCGTTCGGGAAATGGTCTTGGCATAAGCCGCTGCCCGCGACGGCGACCTGGTCACCTCCGGAGACGCCtgaaacaaaagaagaaactctgTCGCGAGGTGGAGATTCACAGGATTCTCTGGGCCGCGGTGCCCACTCCGCGCTTGAGAGGGCGCACTCTGTCGCTGCGACCGCGTTCGAGAGAgtgagcgagagaaaagcaagaagTCAGAGACGACAAGAAACGAGAATGGAGAAAGCAAGCCGCCTCGCGACCTCTCACTCTGCACTCTCGCACGACGACGAGCTACGGGGCATGCGGCAGTGACTGAAAGCAAGAACTTGCGTCGGAGAACATATGCACGCATCCTGACATGCCGGACGTGGAGACAGAACTGATTTGGGCTTGTACGAGGGGAGGATGCGttcgagggagaaaggactCACCGAGGAAAGAGTGGAAGAGGAGATAAACAACGGAGACGACGCCACAAGTTCTCCAGTAAagatgtctctgtctctgcagcgtcCGGGAACCTGCCGTTGCGTTCTGCGCTGCTGCAGAATCCACCGACTTCGCGAGCCGCCTTCGACAACGCAGACTAGGTGTGGACGGAAAGGaggatgaggaagaagaatcgGAGAGCAGCCGAAAGAGAGGAGTAGAGACGGTCGACATCGCGAGAAAGAtcgcagaaggaagagacgtcACGgcatgaggaagaagacaaccagtaccgaggacgagaagaggaaaggtgaagacagaaaagcaagCGCGGGAACGGGCGAGAAGAACcaaggaaaagagacggaaaagTGGATGTCTGTGGATGTGCTCAAAAATggaggaacggagacacacaaAGCCTGTGGCATTCCAAGCAACGGCGCGGCACACAGGACAGTCTCGCCGAGAAAGGGAGGGTGCAGGCGGCGGACCGAAGCGTTTCTGCGGCTTCCCGgtggaagaaacgaaaggaaaaacaaagtcccatgagaacgaagaaaaaaatcGACACGAAAGCTGTTCACTGGGAAAAGCGGGAGAGCGACTGACTAGCCAAGGACCAGTGGGCGCATGCAACCAAGTGACTTCTCGAGACTTCGGCGTCGAGCCGTAATCACCGAGAAGCGTAATTCTCTTTTATGTTCGAGCGAATTTGAAAAAAAAAAGCGGAGCTGGTCTACTTCGACCGGTTACGTGCCTCCTTTCAAATGCAACTTTTGCGATGCGCCGCAAAGCCGCGAGACTCTGGCGCTCACCAACGAATACAGCATGCCACAAAGGAAGACAAAAGTACAAAGAACACAaatgtcttcctcctctccgaTCTTCCATTGGCCAGTTTACACCACACTCCCGTCCGCGCTGGCATTCCATAAATCCACGTTTACATGTGTACACCTATATATACTATCTGCAGGCGCGTGCGCATACAATATATGGGCtattatttatatatatatatatatatatatacttatatatatatatatttactgCATCGAAACTTCCGCGTATCTTCTCCCTGCATTTAAGTAGTTGAAGCCACCCTCGAGGAGAATCGAAAGGCTGGTTTGGTCCGATGTGAGGACAAGCAAAAACGATGTCGAGATCCTTCTCTGTCAACAGAATGCATTCCTAGAAGACAACGACCCTGTAAAGCAGAAGAGCTTGCAAGTCTCACAGAAACCTCTCATGGCACAGACGGGCAGGCGCTGACGCCTCGACGCAGTGgacttgcatgcatcgagaGCACCCTAAACTCTCAACAAAGATAGAGCCCACAAGAAGCAACCGCtgctgttgtctctgttcagACTTCCTCAATTTTGAAAcatccttcttcgttttcagaATCCTCTCTACGTTTCAACAGCAGCTGCTCGTTTCACTCAGATTTTCCGAGTCCTGAATATTTGCCCGTGTTGTCTCTCGCTGAAatcttgtcttttttcacTTTCGAATTGCAAACAACcggtttctgtctcttccaccCTCCAGCAGAGGCGAGGCTTCTATTCTCTGACACCTGTGGAGGCGACGGACTTCTCGACCATGTTCCAGGATTCGGACTGCCAAATCCATTCTTGTGCATCCACAGATTTCCAGAGCTCAAAAGCCTCTACACGAGCGGTCCCGCTACACAGGCGCAGTGGCGGAGGCATGAacggcttatattcggggTTCGCGTTTGTGGCGTAAAAAGCTTGTGTGGGCTAAGAGTCTCCTTCGCTACAGAGGAGGGTGAAGCTGTCGTCGACGAGAGCGTGCCCCTTAGAGACGCCGCAGCGCTCGAGCTCATGTCGCCTTGAGTTCCTTTTGGACAGCGTACAAAGAGACTGTGGTGAAAAGAGGATCTCTCtactctgttttttccttgagaaagaggcaggatgaaagagaggagagagaaaaggagagagtagaaacaggaagcggaggggaaaacggagacgccgGCCACACACTGGGCACTGGGATCTGAGCgaggatgcatgcatgcaggagaaAATCGAGAGCTTTCACCAAGGGAAAAAAAAACATCAAAAGTCAGAAGACAAGGTAGGCGTCctccgactgcatgcacgctgaTGCAGATGGTCTGTTTAccggagaaagcagaacaAACACAGGAGATGAGCACCGGGGGTCTGCATGGAAGTCaccgagaggaaggaaccTTGGAGCACCTGGAACTGGAAAGGAGACCGACGACGCGCGAGcttggaggagaggacgaaaaaaacggtctagcaagagaagcgaactgGAATCTTCTGTCCTTGCTTCCAGCGCGCCAGGAAATCGCGTTCTCCCTTGGAGATAAAGATACAGAAACGAAGccgcagaaagaaacagaaagagacccTAGGGAGCTCGAAgtgtagagagagacagagagaggtaAATGCGATTCTGACAAGGATTTACGTCAACGggtcgacacagagaggtaGAGAAACGTATAGAAACGCGTCGACAATCTGACAACCGTCGGAAAAGGAGATCCTTCAGGACGAAAAAAGGTAGAGTTATGACACCTCCAGAGAAAAATCAACAtggagacgacagaggcaAACCGTCGCTGCCGGAGTCGACAGACTCCCTCGGAAGACCGGACGCAGCGAAGTGCCTTCTTCGGCctttcgagagagagagacgcaaccgtcaggtgtctgtacacatGAATCTGAGAACTCTCTTCGGCACATTCACGAGTTGGAGGCAGCGTCCATCATGTGgatgagagacagaacgttAGATTTGTTTGTCTCGACGATGCAGCCGTCCATGACCATTTCGTCGAGAATGAAATGCGCTTTCTCCAAGTGGAACATGATGTCGAGTTCACAGACATTTTCGAAAAACTTGTCCAGGGTCTCGACGAGGCAGTGAATAAATTCGAGAATCGCCAGTTCGTTCAGCTCCTCGTCCTTCACACCGACAATGAAGTAAAGACTCGCATATCTGAGAAAACAGGCGCGCACCACATCCTGtacgagaaaaacgcgtctgACGAGCCTGAAGACTTCCAGGAGACCGCGGATGAGCTCAAAAGGAAACTGCGCATGTTCCTGCAGAAAGaacttctttctgtctgcagaGTCCCCGACGCGGGCGTCCTGGGGACAGCGCGCTGCGACATGAAGATCGATTTACACGGCGACTACCACAGTGAAGGCATTACGATGTTCGCTccgcttgcatgcaagcatATGTTTTCCAATACGGACGCCCCTCTCCGGCAAACAGGTAACATGGATGTTTCCGGATTGGatgcaactgcatgcgtatCACTCGCACCGGTGAAGCGACGCCACTCACGCTGGAGACGCgactcgcgagagagaaaatcTGATTATGGTTTTCCAGGGTCGCCGCGCGTGCGTCCGAGAGCTCGAGtagaagagcgaaaagacatgagacgagggaggaagaagagagagaagtcgaggtagcaaaaggagaggaaatcGGACCCAGAGGAGCACACGGctgggagaagaaagggggcAGAAGCCTGGCCTGACAAAAAGCGAGGTCGGCCAGAGTACcgcacagaaaagagaaaccgTCGGCAcgcggctttcttctctcaccttctgTAGATCACGCTGTACTGTCGATGCTGAACGAACGAGCACTGGAGTTCTGTTCGACCGAGGCACTTCCGAATCAACTCTCCCTCCAAAGCGACTCTCTCTGGAATGGGGACGAAGTCGTAGTACTGAGAGAGGCGCGTCTGGCCTTGCTTGTTGACCATCAGAATGAATTTAATCATGCTGacgaaagacaaagaaatcGACGAGAGACGCAACCAGACAAGACGGCCGTGAATCGACACACCAGAGAAGAGGGCGGACTAACGCTTGAACGGCGAAAaaagcgaacgagagaggagagaaagagaggagagaaagagaggagagaaagagaggagagaaagagagaggagctaggaaggaaagaggaccTGGAAAAGAGTACGCGATTGATCTCGAGATAAAGCAGCTCCCCTAGCGGCTTGCCAGTCTACCAGTTGTCTGGGTCTCCTTCTGTTTTACGATGTTTTTTTCAAACACAACACAGATTGTGCGTTTCCTCGTTAAAAAAAACACACAGCATTTGCAAGGTCGCAATCTGCGCCTGTTCCCTTCGCCTCCAGAGGACAAGCGAGGGCGAGACAAACGCAACGGGCAAGGCTGCGgagttttctttgtttttgccTGTCGAAAGTTGGAGTCGAAGAAAGCCGTGAGACGCGTCAGTCGTCAAAAAGGggatctctctgtcttgttttCCATCTGGTTCGCAGTGTGGACACGTTGAAATGTCGCCGGTCTTCGctcagagagacgaggacggaagtccagagaaggcaaagacaCTCTAAAAAAAGCGCATGCGCTCGTGCTGTCCATCCACACACGCTaagatgcagaaagaaaacggtGGAGAAATGCATCCAACATCTGAAACTCTCTTTGTCGTCACTCGGTCTGCTCACCGAATGGGCTTAGCCGTGCCGCATTCTGgccgcgtgcatgcactgccaAAAACAAGACAacctcgctgcttcttcgtttgcaTGTGCGTCGCTCCGGGCAGTTCGCCACAAGATGAGATGCAGCAGAGAACAGATTCTTTCCAACGCCCGGTTCTTCCTGTGGTGTGTTCAGGAACGGACAAATCCAGTGTGTCCTGTTGTTTTCAGCCGCACAAGTTGCGGAGACGGAAAAGCCGTTGGAGGGTCGCAAGGGACGCGGCTGTTTCTCCGTCGACCCATATATCAGTGCGATTTCCTGGCAAGCCGAGCAAAGCCTTGCGAAGGCGATCCTTTCTGCTCCGCTCTATTGTCTTTCTAAAGACTCTACACAGAAAAGAGCTCTTGGGAGCGGTCTTTCGTGTCAGCAAAGCTGCGACTCTgagctgtatgtacacccgcGTCTTTGCGAGTCCAGGCACAAGACTCGTTTTCGAGACAGCCGGGCGCGACAGTCGAAGACGCCGAGAGGCGAGTCTGTccagagggcgagagaggaagcgagcaaGAATGCAACAGGGGAAGCCTGTCCCGCGAAAGCACTCGGAGACTCCAATCATTTTCTAGAGACCTGCAAACGCAGCGAGGGCGGCTGGTCGGTAACAGGcgcgtttctgctgtctgtacaccgcgCGTATAAAGGAGACTTTCCCGTGTCCGGCAGGATGGTGCTCGTGCATCCTTTGGGTTTGACAGCCCTCGCTGCAAAAtatgtctgttttcttccgtctcccggtatcttctcttcttcgtttctcctcggaTGCACGCGACTCTTCAACTCGTTTGCACCAGTGGACGGCGGCTCTCGTCTACCTCCTCTCTCGACAGCAGCTCTTCCTGCTTCGAGCTGCCGCGTCGTGTGCAGGGGCTGGGGCAGAGTGCCTGAGGCGAGGAGACTCTTCCCGGGAGCTGCCTCCGGACACCGAGAGCACGGAGGCAAgggaggacgcagagacaggtcgacggcaagcagagagactggGTGCATGCAAGGAAGCGTAGCGGCGGTAGGGGCGTCCTTGAAGCCCAGTCTGTGTAGCTGGAGTCCATGTTTTTCAATTCC contains the following coding sequences:
- a CDS encoding hypothetical protein (encoded by transcript TGME49_314415), whose amino-acid sequence is MSTVSTPLFRLLSDSSSSSSFPSTPSLRCRRRLAKSVDSAAAQNATAGSRTLQRQRHLYWRTCGVVSVVYLLFHSFLGVSGGDQVAVAGSGLCQDHFPNDPAVLNYCQNGATCNVQLTSGQLLQIICNCAELQTTEYLYAGPSCSIKQKLAFVAGSFGTSVRNTSWLENLLGLNSWKDVPSRVASFCYTVPCPSPDGSSI
- a CDS encoding clathrin adaptor complex small chain family protein (encoded by transcript TGME49_314418), which codes for MIKFILMVNKQGQTRLSQYYDFVPIPERVALEGELIRKCLGRTELQCSFVQHRQYSVIYRRYASLYFIVGVKDEELNELAILEFIHCLVETLDKFFENVCELDIMFHLEKAHFILDEMVMDGCIVETNKSNVLSLIHMMDAASNS
- a CDS encoding rhodanese family domain-containing protein (encoded by transcript TGME49_314422), whose product is MRFLQVEHDVEFTDIFEKLVQGLDEAVNKFENRQFVQLLVLHTDNEVKTRISEKTGAHHILYEKNASDEPEDFQETADELKRKLRMFLQKELLSVCRVPDAGVLGTARCDMKIDLHGDYHSEGITMFAPLACKHMFSNTDAPLRQTAAQVAETEKPLEGRKGRGCFSVDPYISAISWQAEQSLAKAILSAPLYCLSKDSTQKRALGSGLSCQQSCDSELYVHPRLCESRHKTRFRDSRARQSKTPRGESVQRAREEASKNATGEACPAKALGDSNHFLETCKRSEGGWSVTGAFLLSVHRAYKGDFPVSGRMVLVHPLGLTALAAKYVCFLPSPGIFSSSFLLGCTRLFNSFAPVDGGSRLPPLSTAALPASSCRVVCRGWGRVPEARRLFPGAASGHREHGGKGGRRDRSTASRETGCMQGSVAAVGASLKPSLCSWSPCFSIPPNANFPKIPLCLARKVSTNARGFSGSPQAVEGGRGGGGTSTPTGSAASGEKSPVSDVDRSFVQRLSEAGGASILDGKAFFLVDVREPAELQTLGCIPGAVNIPLGRLEEAFRMHAKCFEEEFHRPKPDPDVTIVVYCQRGIRSARGCEMLAHLGFQTLNYRGSYSDWSAALEAEKK